A genomic window from Pelagicoccus albus includes:
- a CDS encoding ATP-binding cassette domain-containing protein: MITLQNLTLQYGERFLFRGATATIGAKDRIGLVGANGAGKTTLLKLIAGKEPFDSGNIDKANYVSIGYLPQDGIAAHGKTLFDEVHTAFSDVLELKRKIEEANTRLNELDTAEEEYSETLELLGEWELQLEDLDVARIPSRIESILLGLGFQSSDMQRMTDEFSGGWQMRIALAKLLLSQPSLLLLDEPTNHLDVESQAWLEEFLRRYHGSLLMVSHDRAFLDSLTTRTFEVYQGALTVYSGNYSKYETQSVERRAQLEKAYAKQQRELAKTQQFIDRFRAKATKARQVQSRIKALEKVERIEIEQEADQVAFSFPEPPRSGQNVIEVQNLRKCYGELEVIHSANIRIERGDRIAVVGVNGAGKTTLAKILAGVEPFQEGERIVGGNTSISYFAQHQADELDPELDIFETIERVAEVGNNTSLRTILGSFLFQGDDVFKKVKVLSGGERNRVALAKMLVQPANFLILDEPTNHLDIRSQDVLRGALEKFPGTFLIVSHNRDFLDSIVSKVLEVRKDGLSLHPGNVSDYLARLEARKSAVAPNSAYSRTEPKPATETKTQNPKELRRLRAQQQAKLKPLTDKLKKVEGEIAKLESQQSEYESLMADPDFYKDSAKSQEVLTTYDANKGKIETAYETWSDLSDQIAAAEQ; encoded by the coding sequence GTGATTACGCTACAAAACTTAACCCTCCAGTACGGGGAACGCTTTCTGTTTCGCGGCGCGACCGCTACGATCGGCGCTAAGGATCGCATCGGCTTGGTCGGAGCAAACGGGGCTGGAAAAACAACCTTGCTCAAACTTATCGCAGGCAAGGAACCCTTTGACTCTGGGAATATCGACAAAGCCAACTACGTCTCGATCGGTTACCTGCCTCAAGACGGCATAGCCGCCCACGGCAAAACCTTGTTCGACGAGGTCCATACTGCGTTTTCCGATGTCTTGGAGCTAAAGCGGAAAATAGAAGAAGCCAACACGCGTCTCAACGAACTAGATACAGCGGAGGAAGAATATTCGGAGACCCTTGAACTGCTGGGCGAGTGGGAACTGCAATTGGAGGATTTGGACGTAGCTCGCATCCCTTCCAGAATCGAGTCCATCTTGCTTGGGCTCGGGTTCCAATCCTCTGACATGCAGCGGATGACCGATGAGTTTTCCGGAGGCTGGCAGATGCGTATCGCGCTCGCGAAGCTCCTCTTGTCACAGCCCTCGCTACTCTTACTCGACGAACCGACCAATCACCTAGATGTGGAATCGCAAGCCTGGTTGGAAGAGTTCCTCCGCCGCTACCACGGCTCTTTACTGATGGTATCGCACGACCGAGCCTTCCTCGACTCCCTTACAACTCGAACCTTCGAAGTCTACCAAGGAGCCCTAACCGTCTACTCTGGCAACTACAGCAAGTACGAAACCCAATCGGTTGAAAGAAGAGCACAGCTTGAAAAGGCTTACGCGAAACAGCAAAGGGAACTGGCCAAAACCCAGCAGTTCATCGATCGCTTCAGAGCCAAGGCCACAAAAGCTCGACAGGTTCAATCTCGCATCAAGGCCCTCGAGAAAGTCGAACGCATAGAGATCGAACAGGAAGCAGATCAGGTTGCATTCTCTTTTCCTGAACCGCCTCGTTCGGGTCAAAACGTCATCGAAGTACAAAACCTTCGCAAGTGCTACGGCGAACTGGAAGTAATCCATTCTGCCAACATCCGCATCGAACGCGGCGACCGCATTGCAGTCGTAGGAGTTAACGGAGCAGGCAAAACGACTTTGGCCAAAATCCTTGCTGGTGTCGAACCCTTCCAAGAGGGCGAGCGTATCGTCGGAGGCAATACAAGCATCTCCTACTTTGCCCAGCATCAAGCGGACGAATTGGACCCAGAGCTCGACATATTCGAAACCATCGAACGCGTCGCGGAAGTCGGTAACAACACGTCCCTCCGCACAATTCTAGGATCCTTCCTCTTTCAGGGAGACGATGTATTCAAAAAAGTAAAGGTACTCTCCGGAGGAGAGCGAAACCGAGTGGCTCTCGCCAAGATGCTGGTCCAGCCCGCCAACTTTCTTATCTTGGACGAACCCACCAATCACCTCGATATCAGGTCGCAAGACGTGCTACGTGGAGCATTGGAGAAGTTCCCCGGCACTTTCCTAATCGTATCCCACAATCGCGACTTCCTCGACAGCATCGTAAGCAAGGTATTGGAAGTCCGAAAAGACGGACTATCTCTGCATCCGGGCAACGTTTCCGACTACCTTGCCAGATTGGAGGCTCGCAAGAGCGCAGTCGCCCCGAATTCTGCCTATTCAAGAACGGAACCAAAACCGGCTACGGAGACGAAAACGCAGAACCCCAAGGAACTGCGTCGACTGCGCGCTCAACAACAAGCGAAGCTAAAGCCCCTAACCGATAAGCTTAAGAAAGTAGAAGGGGAAATAGCCAAACTAGAGTCGCAGCAATCTGAATACGAGTCGCTCATGGCTGACCCGGATTTCTACAAAGACTCTGCCAAGTCGCAGGAAGTCCTGACTACCTACGACGCAAACAAAGGAAAGATCGAGACCGCCTACGAGACCTGGTCCGACCTTTCCGATCAGATAGCAGCCGCGGAGCAATAA
- a CDS encoding adenosylcobalamin-dependent ribonucleoside-diphosphate reductase has product MNSLDVTDPLTETRLDVGYGQSILLDPREDLLGGLTIDRVFTTDGKNPYENISWERRDVVIMDWKTGKPSYERKGVEVPSFWAENALKITASKYLFGRDPDTPEYEDSLRHAFDRIANTYTVWGWRHGYFATEDDALAYNHELKYLLAFQMWAPNSPVWFNIGHWEQWRWGRPDLRKSMDNRGNRAFKAIMPEGDFDDRNLEVREVSNAYIHPQASACFLMGIEDSMEKILSHQIAEGGVFSSGSGIGVNLSSIRSSKEPIMGKGFASGPISFDKGFDRMAGAIKSGGKTRRAARMVLLFADHPDIFQFISAKNEQENIGKIVLREHNVSVALKKKAEEYATKGSPAERMAARIVLDMPMVTDRQYDSGMDDLLYGETLAHQNANHSVSLKGDFWKAYQTKGEYATRWVSDPTKVEDTFKAEDILDAIAECVWHNAEPGTHNNDFINIWNPVKADGDIYTSNPCSEYLHLNFTSCNLSSFNVYRFYDRDSKTMKVEKMQKAIRLAMIAADLNIEEGGFPIPEIAAGTYRYRTTGIGYANVGGLLMAMGIPYDSDEGRLIASQLVSLLTSTCWKASAEMGQELGAYPRFEATESDLREVLELHKAVQDLSGAFSDGKDIEKEAESLFKARGSRLPMAQGLTSLDVLKGYARSFEGSDIAIPEIVTQLQGVNSDTWGEVIDSKRFRNSFTTVMAPTGTISAPMGVYDEGTTSAEPDYTLVKYKNLSGGGMLKMFNTLALEGLRTQGYTTQQVCEAALEVAGLDGLYTACGSRMGMVVRHLRQYIDESQVGPIRQHLNELIGFKIGDIPKLEAYLNELREKGQNGTADAQEAVVLAGSSHVEDIPWLAEEHKGAFDCSATSGTGKRSILAKGHMRMLGAIQPFLSGATSKTVNLPHTATKEDIKQCLVDCHDMGVKCVALYRADSKGISVYNVDTPEGRKWNPDCVWDDLVEGVRQQVGEIVREASKPRRVRLPGRRISQTLKFEVGGGIMEGFLTVGIYPDGSCGEVFGRVGQAGSFANGMFESFCKAFSISLQYGVPLSSLIESFRYTAFDPSGFTKVGDQEGVADQIKTCKSVVDAMMQILQWLFPESNGEKLIDFAAAVPAAATAQSGDVTIKPAEEKKSSFFKSIQNKSAESCPKCGSMAYVHDGKCRSCRDCGFKDGGCGE; this is encoded by the coding sequence ATGAATTCTTTAGACGTCACCGATCCCCTAACTGAAACCCGCCTCGATGTTGGGTATGGCCAATCAATTTTGTTGGATCCTCGCGAGGATCTTCTCGGGGGGCTGACGATCGATAGAGTTTTCACTACGGACGGAAAGAATCCCTACGAGAACATCTCGTGGGAGCGTCGCGATGTGGTGATCATGGACTGGAAGACGGGCAAGCCAAGTTACGAGCGCAAGGGGGTAGAGGTTCCTTCCTTTTGGGCAGAGAACGCGCTTAAGATCACGGCGAGCAAGTATCTGTTTGGGAGGGACCCGGACACTCCAGAATACGAAGATTCTTTGCGGCATGCCTTTGACCGTATCGCCAACACTTACACGGTCTGGGGGTGGCGTCATGGCTACTTTGCGACTGAAGATGATGCCTTAGCATACAATCACGAGCTTAAGTATTTGCTCGCTTTCCAGATGTGGGCTCCGAACTCGCCAGTTTGGTTTAACATCGGACACTGGGAGCAATGGCGTTGGGGACGTCCGGACCTCAGAAAGTCCATGGACAATCGTGGAAATCGCGCGTTTAAGGCGATCATGCCGGAAGGGGATTTCGATGATAGGAATCTCGAGGTGAGGGAAGTATCCAATGCGTACATACACCCGCAAGCTTCTGCCTGTTTCCTCATGGGTATTGAGGATTCGATGGAAAAGATCCTTAGCCACCAGATTGCAGAAGGGGGTGTGTTCTCCAGCGGTTCTGGTATCGGCGTAAATCTATCATCCATCCGCTCCTCCAAGGAGCCAATCATGGGCAAAGGCTTTGCGTCCGGACCGATATCTTTCGACAAAGGCTTCGACCGGATGGCTGGTGCCATCAAGTCTGGAGGCAAGACTCGCCGAGCCGCCCGCATGGTTTTGCTCTTCGCGGACCACCCGGATATTTTCCAATTCATCTCGGCCAAGAACGAGCAGGAAAACATCGGCAAGATTGTTCTCCGCGAACACAATGTATCGGTCGCTCTCAAGAAGAAGGCCGAAGAGTACGCGACTAAGGGATCACCCGCGGAGCGAATGGCCGCCCGCATCGTTTTGGATATGCCGATGGTGACAGATCGCCAATACGATTCAGGGATGGATGATTTGCTCTATGGCGAGACTCTGGCTCACCAAAACGCGAACCATTCCGTCTCGCTCAAGGGCGACTTCTGGAAGGCCTACCAAACTAAGGGCGAGTACGCGACTCGCTGGGTGAGCGATCCGACCAAGGTCGAAGATACCTTTAAGGCGGAAGACATTCTTGATGCGATAGCCGAATGTGTTTGGCACAATGCGGAACCGGGCACGCACAATAACGATTTCATCAACATTTGGAATCCAGTGAAGGCGGATGGAGATATCTACACGAGCAACCCTTGCTCGGAATACCTCCACCTCAATTTCACTTCCTGCAACCTTTCCAGCTTCAACGTCTATCGCTTCTACGATCGCGATTCCAAGACAATGAAGGTTGAGAAGATGCAGAAGGCTATTCGCCTCGCCATGATCGCGGCGGACCTAAACATCGAAGAAGGCGGTTTCCCGATCCCTGAAATAGCAGCCGGTACCTACCGATACCGCACCACCGGAATCGGTTATGCAAATGTGGGCGGTCTGCTTATGGCAATGGGTATACCGTATGACAGCGACGAGGGCCGTCTGATTGCCAGCCAACTCGTCAGCTTGCTGACATCAACCTGCTGGAAGGCGAGTGCGGAAATGGGGCAGGAGCTGGGCGCTTACCCACGTTTCGAGGCGACCGAGTCGGATCTCCGCGAGGTGCTTGAACTCCACAAGGCTGTGCAGGACCTTTCAGGCGCGTTTAGCGATGGGAAGGATATCGAGAAGGAGGCGGAAAGCCTTTTCAAGGCCCGCGGATCGCGTCTTCCTATGGCCCAGGGGCTAACTTCGCTCGATGTTCTCAAAGGCTACGCTAGAAGCTTCGAAGGTTCAGATATTGCGATTCCAGAGATCGTTACCCAACTGCAGGGAGTTAATTCTGATACTTGGGGTGAGGTAATAGACTCGAAACGCTTCCGCAACAGTTTCACTACTGTGATGGCTCCGACGGGAACCATTTCGGCTCCCATGGGAGTCTACGATGAAGGCACGACTTCCGCGGAACCCGATTACACCTTGGTCAAGTACAAGAACTTGTCCGGCGGCGGTATGCTCAAGATGTTTAACACCTTGGCTCTAGAAGGCCTTCGTACCCAGGGTTACACTACGCAGCAGGTGTGTGAAGCGGCCTTGGAGGTTGCAGGTCTGGATGGTCTCTACACCGCTTGCGGTTCTCGCATGGGCATGGTCGTTCGCCATCTACGCCAGTACATCGATGAAAGTCAGGTTGGCCCGATCCGCCAGCACCTGAACGAGCTGATTGGCTTCAAGATTGGCGATATCCCCAAGTTGGAGGCTTATCTAAATGAGCTTCGCGAGAAAGGGCAGAACGGCACTGCGGACGCTCAAGAGGCCGTCGTATTGGCAGGCTCTAGCCATGTGGAAGATATTCCGTGGCTTGCCGAAGAGCATAAGGGGGCTTTCGATTGTTCGGCTACCTCTGGCACGGGAAAACGCTCGATTTTGGCCAAAGGCCATATGCGTATGCTGGGAGCAATACAGCCGTTCCTTTCTGGCGCTACTTCTAAGACTGTGAATTTGCCCCATACTGCGACCAAGGAAGACATCAAGCAGTGTCTGGTCGATTGTCACGATATGGGAGTCAAGTGTGTCGCTCTTTATCGAGCAGATTCCAAGGGCATCTCGGTCTACAATGTTGATACGCCAGAGGGCCGTAAGTGGAATCCCGACTGCGTCTGGGATGACTTGGTGGAAGGTGTTCGTCAACAGGTGGGAGAAATTGTGCGAGAGGCCAGCAAGCCACGTCGGGTCCGTTTGCCCGGACGTCGTATATCCCAGACGCTCAAGTTTGAAGTGGGCGGCGGAATCATGGAAGGTTTCCTCACGGTCGGCATTTATCCGGACGGTAGTTGTGGAGAGGTGTTTGGTCGAGTCGGGCAAGCTGGCTCGTTCGCCAACGGTATGTTCGAGAGCTTCTGCAAAGCGTTTTCCATATCTCTCCAATATGGGGTTCCGCTTTCCAGTTTGATCGAGTCCTTCCGCTACACTGCCTTCGACCCAAGTGGTTTCACCAAGGTGGGCGACCAAGAGGGCGTGGCGGATCAGATCAAGACCTGTAAGAGCGTAGTGGATGCCATGATGCAGATCCTGCAATGGCTTTTTCCGGAGTCGAATGGAGAGAAGCTGATCGATTTTGCGGCGGCAGTTCCGGCCGCTGCGACCGCGCAGAGTGGAGACGTCACCATCAAGCCGGCCGAGGAGAAAAAGTCCTCATTCTTCAAAAGTATCCAAAATAAAAGCGCAGAGTCTTGCCCTAAGTGCGGTTCGATGGCATATGTGCATGACGGCAAATGTCGTTCTTGCCGCGATTGCGGATTCAAGGACGGCGGTTGCGGCGAGTAG
- the ligA gene encoding NAD-dependent DNA ligase LigA, translating into MPILSIQDRIEALKAEIAYHDELYYQKATPEISDAEYDLLKEKLRSLEQLYSEELTVDTIGDDRQAGVNESKHGAPMLSLEKAYSKSELRDFYDKVVGSSRGEEVSLLVEPKVDGVAVSLVYENGVFARALSRGNGKVGEDVSQAVMEIEGLPLNLAGDIIPRRIELRGEVYLSFEDFRKVNEARLRSGEKPFSHPRNLAAGSLKLKDVEKIRKRDLSLVVFGLGDFSPIHLRPSTQWEFYKLLEKWGFETLQPVVQVSGYESLAEAVELSQSERLMYPFPTDGTVIKVSSFGQQERLGVSRYAPNWALAYKSVGSMHRTRLLEIIPQVGKTGLVTPVAHLEEIEIGGSRVSRASLHSFRFVEEKDLREGDFVFVKKAGEIIPQVTGVDLASRSPSSPYWQAPEYCSACGSKFVRKEGQVKVYCPDVSCPERLKQRLLHFVSKSAMDIEGWGEATLSELVKTGKLASISDLFVLQDEDLVQLPHLSDESAARMMESLEKCQERSFARLVYGLAIPEIGLVRSGKVASALGDLAHFAEWAEQGCPSGDLELKQRTQRALQQHFDSPVFRKEILALFDLGLGNGISETKDFSDTSNISGKVFVFTGRLESFSRTEALALVREKGGLTRSNISRKCDYLVVGSDLGSKVKAARELGITTIDEAEFLALLSP; encoded by the coding sequence GTGCCAATACTGTCTATCCAGGATAGGATTGAGGCATTGAAAGCGGAGATCGCTTATCACGACGAACTGTACTACCAGAAAGCGACGCCGGAAATCAGCGATGCGGAGTATGATTTGCTTAAGGAAAAGCTTCGCTCGCTCGAGCAATTGTATTCCGAAGAACTTACTGTCGATACGATTGGCGATGATCGTCAGGCCGGTGTTAATGAATCGAAGCATGGTGCCCCGATGCTTAGCCTTGAAAAGGCGTATTCAAAATCTGAACTGCGAGACTTTTACGATAAGGTAGTTGGAAGTTCCCGAGGGGAAGAGGTTTCTTTACTCGTAGAGCCGAAGGTCGACGGTGTCGCGGTTAGCCTTGTTTACGAGAACGGGGTTTTCGCGAGAGCTTTATCCCGAGGAAATGGGAAGGTCGGAGAAGACGTGTCGCAGGCGGTAATGGAAATCGAAGGGCTGCCGTTGAACTTGGCTGGAGATATCATTCCTAGACGAATCGAACTTAGAGGTGAAGTCTATCTGAGTTTCGAGGACTTTCGAAAAGTGAACGAGGCTCGTTTGCGTAGCGGTGAAAAACCGTTTTCGCATCCCAGAAATTTGGCGGCAGGAAGTCTAAAACTAAAGGACGTCGAGAAGATCCGAAAACGCGATTTGTCGCTAGTGGTTTTCGGACTCGGGGACTTTTCGCCGATTCATTTGCGGCCCTCTACTCAATGGGAGTTTTATAAGCTATTGGAGAAATGGGGATTCGAAACCTTGCAACCCGTGGTGCAGGTGAGTGGCTACGAATCCTTGGCGGAGGCGGTAGAGCTTTCTCAGAGTGAGCGACTGATGTATCCATTTCCTACAGACGGGACTGTTATCAAGGTTTCTAGCTTCGGACAACAGGAACGACTTGGGGTCTCGAGGTATGCTCCCAACTGGGCGCTTGCGTACAAGTCAGTCGGCTCAATGCATCGGACTCGTTTGCTTGAGATAATCCCTCAGGTGGGTAAGACGGGACTTGTGACGCCCGTAGCCCATTTGGAGGAAATTGAAATCGGAGGTAGTCGAGTCAGTCGGGCCAGTTTGCATTCGTTTCGTTTTGTGGAGGAGAAGGATTTGCGAGAGGGAGATTTCGTTTTTGTGAAAAAGGCGGGAGAAATCATACCGCAAGTGACCGGGGTCGATTTGGCCTCGCGGTCGCCATCGAGTCCCTATTGGCAAGCTCCAGAATATTGTTCTGCCTGCGGCTCGAAGTTTGTTCGGAAAGAGGGTCAGGTGAAAGTCTATTGTCCGGACGTTTCATGTCCGGAGAGATTGAAGCAGCGGTTATTGCACTTTGTTTCCAAGAGCGCGATGGACATCGAAGGGTGGGGCGAGGCAACGCTTTCGGAGCTGGTTAAGACGGGTAAATTAGCGAGTATCTCGGATCTGTTTGTTTTGCAGGACGAAGACTTAGTGCAGTTACCGCATTTGTCAGATGAGTCCGCTGCTCGAATGATGGAGTCGTTGGAAAAATGTCAGGAGCGTTCTTTTGCTCGACTAGTTTACGGATTAGCGATCCCGGAAATTGGCCTGGTTAGATCCGGTAAGGTTGCATCCGCGTTGGGGGATTTGGCTCATTTCGCTGAATGGGCGGAGCAAGGATGCCCCTCGGGCGATCTTGAGCTAAAACAAAGAACGCAGAGAGCGCTTCAGCAGCACTTCGATTCCCCAGTTTTCCGAAAAGAGATTTTAGCCCTTTTTGATCTCGGTCTGGGTAATGGAATTTCAGAGACCAAAGACTTTTCTGATACCTCCAATATCTCCGGGAAAGTCTTTGTCTTCACTGGTCGTCTTGAGTCCTTCTCCCGTACGGAAGCACTTGCGCTTGTGCGTGAAAAAGGAGGGCTCACTCGTTCGAATATTTCTAGGAAGTGTGACTACCTCGTTGTAGGGAGCGATCTCGGCTCGAAGGTGAAAGCTGCTCGAGAATTAGGGATTACGACAATCGACGAGGCAGAGTTTTTAGCACTACTAAGTCCTTGA
- a CDS encoding SMP-30/gluconolactonase/LRE family protein, whose product MIEAKCVYHDRAELGEGVLWSESLQRLYWIDILGERVCRFDPKSGKNEAMQVGQAVGTVAETKSGELLLGLKDGVYQFNFETGEGVKLCDPMAGDPLNRLNDGKAGPDGRFYVGCEGPENQQCFYRVERNGSDFSVLKKSVTCSNGLAWSGDSKTMYYIDSPERVVWAYDFDIDTGSIRNERVVVDVRGSQAVPDGMTIDAEGMLWVAFWDGGCVRRFDPQTGKALLQVDLPVSKVTSCAFGGEDLDTLYISTASVGFEESDWDREPLAGGVFSCKPGVSGVASYQFG is encoded by the coding sequence ATGATTGAGGCGAAATGCGTTTACCATGATCGGGCTGAGCTCGGCGAAGGCGTTCTTTGGAGCGAATCGCTTCAACGTTTGTACTGGATCGATATTTTGGGTGAGCGGGTATGCCGCTTCGATCCTAAAAGCGGCAAGAATGAGGCGATGCAAGTGGGCCAAGCGGTTGGAACGGTTGCGGAAACAAAATCCGGAGAGTTGCTCCTCGGCCTCAAGGACGGAGTTTACCAGTTCAATTTCGAAACTGGAGAAGGTGTTAAGCTATGCGATCCGATGGCTGGGGATCCGCTCAATCGACTCAACGATGGGAAGGCGGGTCCTGACGGTAGGTTTTACGTTGGTTGTGAGGGGCCTGAGAACCAACAGTGCTTTTATCGTGTTGAACGCAATGGTTCCGATTTCTCGGTTCTAAAGAAATCGGTGACTTGCTCTAATGGTCTCGCTTGGAGCGGTGATTCGAAAACGATGTATTACATCGATAGTCCGGAGCGAGTTGTTTGGGCCTATGATTTCGACATCGATACGGGTTCTATAAGGAACGAGCGAGTTGTCGTCGATGTGCGAGGTAGCCAAGCGGTACCTGACGGGATGACGATCGATGCGGAGGGTATGTTATGGGTCGCTTTTTGGGACGGCGGCTGCGTTCGCCGTTTTGATCCTCAAACGGGCAAGGCCTTGCTTCAAGTCGATTTACCTGTGTCCAAGGTGACGTCATGTGCGTTTGGTGGTGAGGATTTGGATACGCTATATATCTCGACTGCGAGTGTGGGCTTTGAAGAATCCGATTGGGATCGGGAGCCATTGGCCGGGGGCGTCTTTTCCTGTAAGCCCGGCGTTTCAGGAGTCGCGAGTTATCAATTTGGTTGA
- a CDS encoding 3'-5' exonuclease, producing MPVEFPLLGVMDPYWDDLPIHVIDFEGGPHCGIVEYGVVSLKGSRIENVSTRLCLPKASISRKEQATHGISNDAVKGLLPFANEWDRFANLRETGPLAAHFASAENSMIKSVFPYARRSENWIQTGSKGTDWGPWIDTGYLYRNYGDDGSTLKLEDLVHRWELQHELDELAVKYCPTDRRHYHCALYDALASALLLLLYCSELRDGRASIPQLLIESQGSAARKQAAEQQQLF from the coding sequence ATGCCAGTAGAATTTCCTTTGCTGGGTGTTATGGATCCTTATTGGGACGATCTGCCAATCCATGTCATCGACTTTGAAGGCGGTCCGCACTGCGGAATCGTGGAGTATGGCGTTGTCTCACTTAAAGGCTCTCGGATCGAAAACGTATCGACCCGGCTGTGCCTGCCCAAAGCCAGTATTTCGCGCAAGGAGCAAGCGACCCACGGCATCAGCAACGATGCGGTCAAAGGCTTGCTTCCCTTCGCCAATGAATGGGATCGATTTGCGAATTTGCGGGAAACAGGTCCCTTGGCTGCCCACTTCGCCTCGGCGGAGAATTCCATGATCAAGTCCGTATTTCCCTATGCGAGAAGATCCGAGAACTGGATACAAACCGGTTCGAAAGGAACGGATTGGGGGCCATGGATCGACACGGGATACCTTTACCGCAACTATGGTGACGACGGCTCGACTCTGAAGCTGGAGGATTTGGTGCACCGCTGGGAGCTGCAGCACGAGCTAGACGAGCTCGCTGTCAAATATTGTCCGACCGATCGTCGTCACTACCACTGCGCTTTGTACGACGCCCTCGCCAGTGCCTTGTTGCTCTTGCTTTATTGCAGTGAGTTAAGAGACGGACGGGCCAGCATTCCACAGTTGTTGATCGAGAGCCAGGGAAGCGCTGCTCGCAAACAAGCCGCGGAACAGCAGCAGCTTTTTTAG